A single Capricornis sumatraensis isolate serow.1 chromosome 20, serow.2, whole genome shotgun sequence DNA region contains:
- the ALKBH6 gene encoding alpha-ketoglutarate-dependent dioxygenase alkB homolog 6 isoform X3: MVPERLPPWLQRYVDKVSDLSLFGGLPANHVLVNQYLPGEGIMPHEDGPLYYPTVSTISLGSHTMLDLYEPRQPEDDNPTEQPRPPSRPATSLLLEPRSLLVLRGTAYTRLLHGIAAASVDALEAASLPPNAAACPSAQPGARLVRGTRVSLTIRRVPRVLRAGLLLSK, from the exons ATGGTTCCTGAGCGACTGCCACCGTGGCTCCAGCGTTACGTGGACAAAGTGTCTGACCTCAGCCTTTTTGGGGGTCTCCCAGCCAACCATGTCCTCGTAAACCAGTATCTGCCTGGGGAGGGCATCATG CCCCACGAGGATGGGCCACTGTACTACCCGACCGTCAGCACTATCAGCTTGGGCTCTCACACCATGCTGGACCTCTACGAGCCTCGGCAGCCAGAGGATGATAACCCAACAGAGCAG CCCCGGCCCCCGTCCCGGCCGGCCACCTCTCTGCTGCTTGAACCGCGCAGCCTGCTGGTGCTCCGTGGCACCGCCTACACGCGCCTCCTCCACGGCATCGCGGCAGCCAGCGTAGACGCACTCGAGGCAGCCTCCCTGCCGCCCAACGCCGCCGCCTGCCCCTCGGCGCAGCCGGGAGCCCGCCTGGTGCGCGGCACCCGCGTCTCGCTGACCATCCGCCGAGTCCCCCGCGTGCTGCGCGCTGGCCTCCTACTCAGCAAGTGA